In a single window of the Paenibacillus sp. MMS20-IR301 genome:
- a CDS encoding thermonuclease family protein, which yields MFNSRNRKQLKRYSLILLALIISLLTAVLSKQEPDSYSEPLNTHKFREAEVLSVTDGDTFKVRSEDGSVEKVRLLLIDTPETKRANTSVQPFGPEASDYLTELLTGQTVQLESDMSERDQYGRILAYVYLGDKMVNELMLAEGLARVAVYPPDVKYEAQFRRIEEQAKSAKLGVWSIDHYVTERGFNSAAATAVPSSN from the coding sequence ATGTTCAATTCCAGAAACCGCAAGCAGCTCAAAAGATACAGCTTAATCCTCTTAGCTCTTATCATTTCGTTGTTAACCGCAGTTCTATCCAAACAAGAACCGGACAGTTATTCTGAACCGCTGAACACTCATAAATTTCGCGAGGCTGAGGTGCTCTCGGTGACCGATGGTGATACCTTCAAAGTAAGGTCCGAAGATGGTTCGGTAGAGAAGGTCCGGCTTCTTCTTATTGATACTCCTGAGACCAAACGAGCCAATACATCGGTCCAGCCCTTCGGCCCTGAAGCCAGCGATTATTTGACAGAGCTTCTCACCGGGCAAACGGTCCAGCTGGAGAGTGATATGTCTGAGCGGGATCAATACGGGCGTATTCTGGCCTATGTGTACCTGGGGGATAAGATGGTAAATGAACTGATGCTCGCAGAAGGCCTGGCCCGAGTGGCCGTATACCCGCCGGATGTGAAATACGAAGCTCAGTTCAGGAGAATTGAGGAGCAGGCAAAGAGCGCGAAGCTCGGGGTTTGGAGCATTGACCATTATGTGACTGAACGGGGATTCAACTCTGCTGCTGCCACTGCCGTTCCCTCCTCCAACTGA